In Lautropia mirabilis, one DNA window encodes the following:
- a CDS encoding biotin--[acetyl-CoA-carboxylase] ligase, whose translation MNPVPLPEHSLRPEDYVPGRFEGRLWVEWRDCLDSTNLELMRRPSLPESEHPLSPVWLMAGEQTAGRGRRGKAWKAQPGHALTASLGCELPPDRLADVGAVPLVAGIVIAEYLATLGVDVMVKWPNDLCRVLPGPRRTLAKVGGILCEMRTRSQGSRLVIGCGLNLQALPEGLVTDQPVAALFDTLSGPQSLALALGVGQVLLAGVEQLLAEGFGVFSARWQHVDVLAGRPVRVHHTQGPRDATALGIDAQGALQVCYDDAPGHLAVVTAEQVSIRPRAD comes from the coding sequence ATGAACCCCGTCCCGCTTCCCGAGCATTCCCTGCGTCCTGAAGATTACGTGCCCGGCCGCTTCGAGGGCCGCCTGTGGGTGGAGTGGCGCGACTGTCTGGATTCCACCAACCTGGAGCTGATGCGTCGCCCATCGCTGCCTGAAAGTGAGCACCCGCTGTCGCCGGTATGGCTGATGGCTGGTGAACAGACGGCCGGCCGGGGGCGGCGCGGCAAGGCCTGGAAGGCGCAGCCGGGTCATGCACTGACCGCCTCGCTGGGCTGCGAGCTGCCCCCCGATCGTCTGGCCGACGTGGGCGCCGTGCCGCTGGTAGCAGGCATCGTCATTGCCGAATACCTGGCCACGCTGGGTGTGGACGTGATGGTGAAATGGCCCAATGACCTGTGCCGGGTGCTGCCGGGGCCGCGTCGCACGTTGGCCAAGGTGGGCGGCATCCTGTGCGAAATGCGCACGCGCAGTCAGGGCAGTCGCCTCGTCATCGGCTGTGGTCTCAACCTGCAGGCCCTGCCGGAGGGGCTGGTGACGGATCAGCCGGTGGCAGCGCTGTTCGACACGCTGTCCGGGCCGCAGTCGCTGGCACTGGCGCTGGGGGTTGGACAAGTGTTGCTGGCGGGCGTCGAACAGCTGCTGGCCGAGGGCTTCGGTGTATTCTCTGCCCGCTGGCAGCATGTCGATGTATTGGCGGGGCGGCCGGTGCGCGTGCATCACACCCAAGGCCCACGTGACGCCACCGCCCTGGGTATCGATGCCCAGGGGGCGCTACAGGTCTGCTATGACGATGCCCCGGGGCATCTGGCGGTGGTGACGGCCGAGCAGGTCAGCATCCGGCCACGGGCTGACTGA
- a CDS encoding diacylglycerol kinase, whose translation MHHESYASSKKGKTGIRRIINACGYSMDGLAAAYRHESAFRQLCWLNLGLIILAFSLNFELSVRVLLIIASFVSLIVELFNTSIEAAVDHTSTAEHELAKRAKDAGSAAQLAALVMLTAVWVSALWHVYL comes from the coding sequence ATGCACCACGAATCCTACGCATCCAGCAAGAAAGGCAAGACCGGCATCAGGCGCATCATCAATGCCTGTGGCTACTCCATGGACGGCCTTGCCGCTGCCTACCGCCATGAAAGCGCGTTTCGCCAGTTGTGCTGGCTCAACCTGGGGCTGATCATCCTGGCGTTCAGCCTCAATTTCGAGCTGTCCGTTCGGGTGCTGCTGATCATCGCATCCTTCGTCTCGCTGATCGTCGAGCTGTTCAACACCTCCATCGAGGCCGCCGTCGATCACACCTCCACCGCAGAACACGAGCTGGCCAAGCGCGCCAAGGATGCCGGTTCTGCCGCCCAGCTTGCCGCACTGGTCATGCTCACGGCTGTATGGGTGTCGGCGCTGTGGCATGTCTACCTCTAA
- a CDS encoding phosphoethanolamine transferase has translation MYSLPVLLFFLLNGVFQLLAAPLLHKVVIPALLVIGAAISYQSLFFNIYFDKHMLTNVLITGWAESSRLMTPAYLGWIAGLGVVPALLYLMVKVDYRRWYKEIAQRAVLIVLSVLVIGGVARYFYQDYASFFRNNRDVTHLIVPTNLIVAGGSKLKTWHRARMPYMQLDLAVTQAKPDNHRHFVVLIVGETTRAQNWGLNGYARQTTPRLAKRGDEVINFHDVSSCGTSTAHSVPCMFSNMNRVGYNDARAARQDNLLDILQRAGVDISWLDNDTGCKGVCKNVAATVDLTALNLPEFCRNGECLDDILLPAFDEILNKESGKDTLVVLHTMGSHGPTYYERYTAEDRTFTPTCDTNEINKCSKEQLVNTYDNTIVYVDRFIDRVIGRLEKRDDLESAVLYVSDHGESLGENGVYLHGTPYGIATKEQTQVPMVMWFSKAFRQNEGVDFQCLADHARKNTYSHDHYFSTVFGMMDMALALSETYRQDMDILAPCRTPRPQVPGKDARADRHPAAQR, from the coding sequence GTGTACTCGCTACCGGTGCTGCTCTTCTTCCTGCTCAATGGTGTCTTCCAGCTACTGGCGGCGCCCTTGCTGCACAAGGTGGTCATCCCGGCGCTGCTGGTGATTGGAGCCGCGATTTCCTACCAGTCGCTGTTCTTCAACATCTACTTCGACAAGCACATGCTCACCAATGTGCTGATCACCGGCTGGGCGGAAAGCAGTCGCCTGATGACGCCGGCGTACTTGGGGTGGATCGCGGGTCTGGGTGTCGTGCCGGCGCTGTTGTACCTCATGGTGAAGGTGGACTACCGTCGCTGGTACAAGGAGATTGCGCAGCGTGCTGTTCTGATTGTCCTTTCGGTACTGGTGATCGGCGGAGTGGCTCGGTACTTCTACCAGGATTACGCTTCGTTCTTCCGCAACAACCGGGACGTGACGCACCTGATCGTGCCGACCAACCTCATCGTGGCTGGCGGATCCAAACTGAAAACCTGGCACCGGGCGCGCATGCCGTACATGCAGCTGGATCTGGCCGTGACGCAGGCCAAGCCCGACAATCACCGCCATTTCGTCGTCCTGATCGTGGGCGAGACCACCCGGGCCCAGAACTGGGGGCTGAACGGCTATGCGCGGCAGACCACGCCCCGGCTGGCCAAGCGGGGAGACGAGGTCATCAACTTCCACGACGTGAGCAGCTGCGGCACATCGACGGCCCATTCCGTGCCCTGCATGTTCTCCAACATGAACCGCGTGGGGTACAACGACGCCCGGGCAGCGCGCCAGGACAACCTGCTGGACATCCTGCAGCGTGCCGGCGTGGACATCTCCTGGCTGGACAACGACACGGGCTGCAAGGGCGTGTGCAAGAACGTGGCAGCGACCGTGGACCTCACCGCGCTCAACCTGCCGGAATTCTGCCGCAACGGTGAATGTCTGGATGACATCCTGCTGCCGGCTTTCGATGAGATCCTGAACAAGGAAAGCGGCAAGGACACGCTGGTGGTGCTGCACACCATGGGCAGCCACGGGCCCACCTACTACGAGCGTTACACGGCCGAGGACCGCACGTTCACGCCCACCTGCGACACCAATGAGATCAACAAGTGCAGCAAGGAACAGCTGGTGAACACCTACGACAACACCATCGTCTACGTGGATCGCTTCATTGATCGGGTCATCGGGCGCCTGGAGAAGCGGGACGATCTGGAAAGCGCCGTGCTGTACGTGTCCGACCACGGCGAAAGTCTGGGTGAGAACGGCGTGTATCTGCACGGTACGCCCTATGGCATCGCCACGAAGGAGCAGACCCAGGTGCCGATGGTCATGTGGTTCTCGAAGGCCTTCCGCCAGAACGAGGGCGTGGACTTCCAGTGCCTGGCCGACCATGCCCGGAAGAACACCTATTCCCATGACCATTACTTCAGCACCGTGTTCGGGATGATGGACATGGCATTGGCGCTGAGCGAGACGTATCGCCAGGACATGGACATCCTGGCGCCCTGCCGGACCCCAAGGCCGCAGGTGCCGGGCAAGGATGCCCGGGCAGATCGGCATCCGGCTGCGCAAAGGTGA
- a CDS encoding 3-hydroxybutyryl-CoA dehydrogenase — MTIRTLGVIGAGTMGNGIAQAAAQAGLDVVMQDIMPEAVERGLAAIGTSLDRLIRKEKLDEAGKAAALARIRGTTDAAALKDADLVIEAATERESVKAQVLRNVEAVVRPDAILATNTSSISITRLAASLKDPSRFVGMHFFNPVPMMALVEIISGLQTSQASFDAVTGLAHKLGKTPISVRNAPGFVVNRLLCPMINEAVFTLQDGVASAVEIDEGMKLGCNHPIGPLALADLIGLDVVLAIMEVLHDSFSDPKYRPAPLLREMVDAGRLGRKTGRGFFEYS, encoded by the coding sequence ATGACGATCAGGACACTGGGCGTGATTGGCGCCGGCACGATGGGCAACGGCATTGCGCAGGCCGCGGCTCAGGCCGGTCTGGACGTGGTGATGCAGGACATCATGCCCGAGGCCGTCGAACGCGGACTGGCGGCCATCGGCACGTCGCTGGACCGGCTCATCAGGAAGGAGAAGCTGGATGAGGCCGGCAAGGCCGCCGCGCTGGCGCGCATCCGCGGCACCACCGACGCGGCAGCGCTCAAGGATGCCGACCTGGTGATCGAGGCCGCCACCGAGCGCGAGAGCGTCAAGGCGCAGGTGCTGCGCAACGTGGAGGCGGTGGTGCGTCCCGACGCCATCCTGGCCACCAATACCTCCTCCATCTCCATCACCCGGCTGGCCGCATCGCTGAAGGATCCGTCCCGTTTTGTGGGCATGCACTTCTTCAACCCCGTGCCGATGATGGCGCTGGTGGAGATCATCAGTGGCCTGCAGACCTCGCAGGCCTCCTTCGACGCCGTGACCGGGTTGGCGCATAAGCTGGGCAAGACGCCCATCAGCGTGCGCAATGCCCCCGGTTTCGTCGTCAACCGCCTGCTGTGCCCGATGATCAACGAGGCCGTCTTCACGCTGCAGGACGGCGTGGCCAGTGCCGTCGAGATCGACGAGGGCATGAAGCTGGGTTGCAACCATCCCATCGGACCGCTGGCGCTGGCTGACCTGATCGGCCTGGATGTGGTGCTGGCCATCATGGAAGTGCTGCACGACAGCTTCAGCGATCCCAAGTACCGGCCTGCGCCGCTGCTGCGCGAGATGGTCGATGCCGGCCGCCTGGGCCGCAAGACGGGCCGAGGCTTCTTCGAGTATTCGTGA
- a CDS encoding FIST signal transduction protein, whose protein sequence is MSAHAHPFRHAHASDLSWQDSLEKVIAGLKAPPVAPLAPDAEELGFLFLGNALYHVADRILETLQQRTGVQRWAGVVANGVMSLDADYRLEPAICAMVGVFPKGSARFFTAEDPLPRALSDMPSPWWTALVYGDSQRGDLPAQLDEVAGLVRSGFVFGGLTQGAKQHALPTFVGDAVLHDGTLAGVAFRDHVLLQVRMTQALKPLGGLHQITLAHDNVIVELDGKRALDVLDDEFFDHHPIPMPPHVSLLDLPAVLVDMGVYRTAHAAISRNNRQNMDHLADLDLVALEDIDPSGGNLCMTQEMQTDTRLRFCVPDAKAARADMARMLTELRDEITTQQLTIRGGIYVTDMTRPHAMFQEPGSELRMIREALGDFPLVGYCSEAEVHRNVRHTHAGLLTLFVG, encoded by the coding sequence ATGTCCGCTCATGCGCATCCCTTCCGCCATGCTCACGCTTCCGACCTGTCCTGGCAGGACAGTCTGGAAAAGGTGATTGCCGGCCTGAAAGCCCCTCCTGTCGCGCCCCTGGCGCCGGATGCCGAGGAGCTGGGTTTCCTGTTTCTGGGCAATGCGCTCTACCACGTGGCAGACCGGATCCTGGAGACGCTTCAGCAGCGTACCGGGGTTCAGCGCTGGGCGGGTGTAGTGGCCAATGGCGTGATGAGCCTGGATGCCGACTATCGTCTGGAACCTGCCATCTGCGCCATGGTGGGCGTTTTCCCGAAAGGAAGTGCTCGCTTCTTTACTGCGGAGGATCCACTGCCCCGGGCACTGTCCGACATGCCTTCACCCTGGTGGACGGCGCTGGTGTATGGCGATTCGCAACGAGGCGATCTGCCTGCGCAGCTGGACGAGGTGGCTGGTCTGGTGCGCAGCGGATTCGTCTTCGGCGGCCTGACCCAGGGCGCCAAGCAGCATGCCCTGCCCACGTTCGTGGGTGATGCCGTGCTGCACGATGGCACCCTGGCCGGCGTGGCCTTCCGTGACCACGTGCTGCTGCAGGTGCGCATGACCCAGGCGCTGAAGCCCCTGGGCGGCCTGCATCAGATCACGCTGGCGCACGACAACGTGATCGTGGAACTGGACGGCAAGCGCGCCTTGGACGTGCTGGACGACGAGTTCTTCGACCATCACCCCATTCCGATGCCGCCCCACGTGAGCCTGCTGGATCTGCCGGCGGTGCTGGTGGACATGGGGGTGTATCGCACGGCGCACGCGGCCATCAGCCGGAACAACCGGCAGAACATGGACCATCTGGCCGACCTGGATCTGGTCGCGCTGGAAGACATCGACCCGAGCGGCGGCAATCTGTGCATGACCCAGGAGATGCAGACGGATACGCGACTGCGCTTCTGCGTGCCTGATGCCAAGGCGGCCCGTGCCGACATGGCGCGGATGCTGACCGAGCTGCGCGACGAGATCACGACCCAGCAGCTGACGATCCGTGGCGGCATCTACGTCACGGACATGACCCGCCCCCACGCGATGTTCCAGGAGCCGGGCAGCGAGCTGCGGATGATCCGCGAGGCGCTGGGAGACTTTCCGCTGGTGGGCTACTGCAGCGAGGCCGAGGTGCACCGCAACGTGCGCCACACCCACGCCGGGCTGCTGACGCTGTTCGTGGGCTGA
- a CDS encoding PhaM family polyhydroxyalkanoate granule multifunctional regulatory protein, whose translation MTRMKDIPAGAGQSSDPLSSFNIPGNMFNPLESFNQAWRTMQTASSLPPTMSVADLEKRIAELRTVEQWLNLNLGMLRTSIQTLEVQKGTLQALSSLSALMSPDAAQAAMGSSPGHAAAGPDSATGAMDTAQQLSKQWWDVLQAQLAQLSGMTGLQPGAAAPAAADTPKDASAPSEHDARAAASARASTRPRSRPLRRSTGPKPQEP comes from the coding sequence ATGACCAGAATGAAGGACATTCCGGCCGGTGCCGGGCAGTCTTCAGACCCGCTGTCTTCCTTCAACATTCCCGGCAACATGTTCAATCCGCTGGAAAGCTTCAACCAGGCGTGGCGCACGATGCAGACGGCATCGTCCCTGCCGCCCACGATGAGCGTGGCAGACCTGGAGAAGCGGATTGCCGAACTGCGGACGGTGGAACAGTGGCTGAACCTGAACCTGGGCATGCTGCGCACTTCCATACAGACGCTGGAAGTGCAGAAGGGTACGTTGCAGGCGCTGAGCAGTCTGTCGGCCCTGATGTCCCCCGATGCCGCGCAGGCCGCCATGGGATCCAGCCCGGGCCATGCCGCCGCGGGTCCGGATTCCGCAACCGGGGCCATGGACACGGCCCAGCAGCTCTCGAAGCAGTGGTGGGACGTGCTTCAGGCCCAGCTGGCGCAGCTGTCCGGCATGACCGGGCTGCAGCCGGGTGCTGCTGCCCCCGCCGCAGCCGACACGCCCAAAGACGCGTCCGCCCCTTCCGAACACGATGCCAGGGCGGCCGCTTCCGCCAGGGCATCCACCCGCCCACGTTCCCGTCCTCTCCGACGCTCTACCGGGCCCAAGCCCCAGGAGCCATGA
- a CDS encoding fumarylacetoacetate hydrolase family protein: protein MKLATRKDDSRDGQLVVVSRDLKHAVMASRITGTLQRALDDWAFMAPQLQDLYDELNHGRAPNSFPFDPDEYLSPLPRAFQRIEAGAYPAYEKRLQKARLVADAPLPEDMVPLKIAPSHALLSPRGPVSMGYPDLRTDSGGRPVSTQETDPDDFADEREAEEVDEHAKAAAPGTHRTVPVQDAAVREAAARKAAARGGLDFSAQLVAICNDLPLNLTEDEAERHLLLLGLANAWRLHVTGDPAGRGRDRGLALAPVLVTPDELGEDWRAGRIHRPLHCRFNGRSTGKIDAAADMRFDFRQLLQVLSRQAPVNAGALLCTGPMANADPDSGWTSLLEARARRIIEESSQPGPAFMQPGDRIRIDMADARGHSLFGAIEQQVLA, encoded by the coding sequence ATGAAACTCGCCACCCGCAAGGACGATTCCCGTGACGGCCAGCTGGTCGTCGTCTCGCGCGATCTGAAACATGCCGTGATGGCCTCGCGGATCACCGGCACCCTGCAGCGTGCCCTGGACGACTGGGCGTTCATGGCGCCACAGCTGCAGGATCTGTACGACGAGCTAAACCACGGGCGCGCCCCGAACAGCTTCCCCTTCGACCCGGACGAGTATCTGTCGCCGCTGCCGCGTGCCTTCCAGCGCATCGAGGCGGGCGCCTACCCCGCCTATGAGAAGCGCCTGCAGAAGGCCCGGCTGGTGGCCGACGCGCCGCTGCCGGAGGACATGGTGCCGCTGAAGATCGCGCCCTCGCACGCGCTGCTGTCGCCCCGGGGGCCGGTCTCGATGGGCTATCCGGACCTGCGCACGGACAGTGGTGGCCGCCCGGTCAGCACCCAGGAGACCGATCCGGACGACTTCGCGGACGAGAGGGAGGCGGAGGAGGTCGACGAACACGCCAAGGCTGCGGCGCCGGGCACACACCGCACGGTGCCCGTTCAGGATGCCGCCGTGCGCGAGGCTGCGGCCCGCAAGGCGGCGGCCCGGGGCGGGCTGGATTTCAGTGCGCAGCTGGTGGCCATCTGCAACGATCTGCCGCTGAACCTGACGGAAGACGAGGCCGAGCGTCATCTGCTGTTGCTGGGGCTGGCCAATGCCTGGCGCCTGCATGTGACGGGCGATCCGGCCGGTCGGGGTCGTGACCGGGGGCTGGCCCTGGCGCCCGTGCTGGTGACGCCCGACGAGCTGGGCGAGGACTGGCGGGCAGGCCGCATCCACCGGCCACTGCATTGCCGCTTCAATGGGCGCTCCACCGGCAAGATCGACGCAGCCGCCGACATGCGCTTTGATTTCCGGCAGCTGCTGCAGGTCCTGTCACGACAGGCCCCCGTGAATGCGGGCGCCCTCCTCTGCACGGGTCCGATGGCCAACGCCGATCCGGACAGCGGCTGGACCTCGCTGCTGGAAGCCCGTGCGCGGCGGATCATCGAGGAATCGTCCCAGCCCGGCCCGGCCTTCATGCAGCCGGGTGACCGCATCCGGATCGACATGGCGGATGCGCGGGGCCATTCGCTGTTCGGCGCCATCGAGCAGCAGGTGCTTGCCTAG
- a CDS encoding DUF3014 domain-containing protein — protein sequence MAFPKGPPKPSSGLFFWLVIAVVSSLLLLLWGWQAGMLGKAGSFLSGLISPAQYAGYGKQTADNDGTGRPALRAEEEAARHRADAERKAREEAADTATQTADKAAADKEAADKAAAEKAAADKAAAEKAEAERLAAEKAQAEKEEAERQAAAEAEKKAAEEEAARKAEVEAQKKAAAQQLAATEQTGAQAGKRRVQVAPADAGEAAVNKELAKNWPLAQLRKYFNLQEQARRLVITVDNLPREHVPSQLRVTRGVPELLRVKKEGETITLDPSNYERYDRIIGYVEKMDARKIGRLYAKFYPLLQRTYEETGFPEERFHDRVLAALDDMMDAPRPTGPIRLVQPKVLYRFEDDHLENLSAGQKIMIRVGPDNAARLRKVLARVRAAIAAHDPDEQE from the coding sequence ATGGCATTTCCCAAAGGACCTCCCAAGCCCTCCTCCGGCCTTTTCTTCTGGCTGGTCATCGCTGTCGTGTCGTCATTGCTGCTGCTCCTGTGGGGCTGGCAGGCCGGCATGCTGGGCAAGGCCGGCAGCTTCCTGTCCGGTCTGATCTCGCCCGCACAGTACGCCGGCTACGGCAAGCAGACCGCCGACAATGACGGTACCGGCCGGCCGGCCCTGCGAGCCGAGGAAGAGGCTGCCCGCCACCGCGCGGACGCTGAACGCAAGGCGCGCGAAGAAGCGGCCGACACCGCCACCCAGACGGCTGACAAGGCAGCAGCTGACAAGGAAGCAGCCGACAAGGCGGCCGCCGAGAAAGCCGCTGCCGACAAGGCTGCCGCTGAAAAGGCCGAAGCCGAGCGCCTGGCTGCCGAGAAAGCGCAGGCCGAGAAGGAGGAAGCCGAACGCCAGGCTGCTGCCGAGGCCGAGAAGAAGGCCGCCGAAGAGGAAGCCGCCCGCAAGGCCGAGGTCGAGGCCCAGAAGAAGGCGGCTGCCCAGCAGCTGGCTGCCACCGAGCAGACGGGTGCCCAGGCTGGCAAGCGTCGCGTCCAGGTGGCTCCGGCCGATGCCGGCGAGGCGGCCGTCAACAAGGAACTGGCGAAGAACTGGCCCCTGGCCCAGCTGCGCAAGTACTTCAACCTGCAGGAACAGGCACGCCGCCTGGTCATCACCGTCGACAACCTGCCGCGCGAGCACGTGCCGTCGCAGCTGCGCGTCACCCGGGGCGTGCCCGAGCTGCTGCGCGTGAAGAAGGAGGGCGAGACCATCACGCTGGATCCGTCCAACTACGAGCGCTATGACCGCATCATCGGCTACGTCGAGAAGATGGATGCGCGCAAGATCGGCCGGCTGTACGCCAAGTTCTATCCGCTCCTGCAGCGCACCTACGAGGAAACCGGCTTCCCCGAGGAGCGTTTCCACGACCGTGTGCTGGCCGCGCTGGACGACATGATGGATGCGCCGCGCCCCACCGGTCCCATCCGGCTGGTGCAGCCCAAGGTGCTCTACCGCTTCGAGGATGATCACCTGGAGAACCTGTCGGCAGGCCAGAAGATCATGATCCGCGTCGGTCCCGACAACGCCGCCCGCCTGCGCAAGGTGCTGGCCCGCGTGCGGGCTGCCATTGCGGCGCATGACCCCGACGAGCAGGAATGA
- a CDS encoding phasin family protein, protein MFPSIDELMKAQAEAFKTTNSVATTAFDGARKLLELNVQAARAGMEESSAQLKALLAARDVSALNTLLADLFSQFSKPEGNKAAAYVKDVYDIAQQTHSQVAELIEKQVASSQQQLLAAVDALAKNAPAGSEGAVKLLRQSVVEANTAFEKVQAASRQVMDLIDANVNNLARTGEAAAKKK, encoded by the coding sequence ATGTTTCCTTCCATCGATGAGCTGATGAAGGCCCAGGCCGAAGCCTTCAAGACCACCAACTCCGTGGCCACCACGGCCTTCGACGGCGCCCGCAAGCTGCTGGAGCTGAACGTGCAGGCGGCCCGTGCCGGCATGGAAGAGTCCTCGGCCCAACTGAAGGCCCTTCTGGCCGCCAGGGATGTCAGTGCCCTCAACACCCTGCTGGCCGACCTGTTCTCGCAGTTTTCCAAACCTGAAGGCAACAAGGCCGCCGCCTACGTGAAGGATGTCTACGACATCGCCCAGCAGACCCACAGCCAGGTGGCCGAACTCATCGAGAAGCAGGTGGCCAGCAGCCAGCAGCAACTGTTGGCTGCCGTCGATGCGCTGGCCAAGAACGCCCCGGCCGGTTCTGAAGGCGCCGTCAAGCTGCTGCGCCAGAGCGTGGTCGAGGCCAATACCGCCTTCGAGAAAGTCCAGGCTGCCTCGCGTCAGGTGATGGACCTGATCGACGCCAACGTCAACAACCTGGCCAGGACGGGTGAAGCGGCCGCGAAGAAGAAGTAA
- a CDS encoding glycoside hydrolase family 3 C-terminal domain-containing protein encodes MASKPSCSRTASALALAASMQMTTPAVADDSTPRLGVSPIREVIQAMTLEEKVALVLGQGMAGMSGGMQGPGVGVDTNSRVPGAAGTTFPIARLGIPSIVMADGPAGLRIDPTRDDGPNQTFHATAFPIASLLASSWDDALVERVGEAMGAEAAAYGVDVFLTPALNLHRYPLGGRNFEYYSEDPLVSGKMAAAMIRGIQSQDVVTSAKHYAANNHEWNRNTINVKVSERALRELYLKGFEIAVKESSPWTIMTSYNRINGTYTSESPWLLQDVLRDQWGFEGVVMTDWFAGADAVKQMQAGNDLLMPGTQSQQQALLNAARKGQLDVQVLDRNIERILDLIMRTRTFRHEPVSNKPDLDAHAQISRKAATEGMVLLKNERDALPLAAGKKLAIFGNSAYDIIIGGTGSGDVHEAYSVALPEGMEKDGYATDKALSQAYAEHIKAAKARRPETNPFLAPPPLPELVPTVEQIDAAVAANDVGVITIGRNSGEFIDRKAKDDFYLTEAEQTLVRNVSTAFHKAGKPVVVVLNIGGVIELASWRDQVDAILLAWQPGQEAGHAMADVLSGKVNPSGKLTDTFALDLKDYPAAENFPGVTLLGPDPAARGGIVINDRAAEVDYRDDIRVGYRHFNTWGVEVAYPFGYGLSYTQFEYRDLKLTREDAGFTASVIVTNTGRRAGKEVVQLYVSAPKNNLEKPAAELRTYARTRLLQPGQSQKLVMRAEPRGLTSFDPEAHRWVAHPGRYTVSVSASSRDIRQQAHFDIKDELSFMP; translated from the coding sequence ATGGCATCGAAGCCTTCCTGCTCACGTACTGCATCGGCCCTGGCGCTGGCCGCTTCCATGCAGATGACGACGCCTGCCGTCGCGGATGATTCGACGCCCCGTCTCGGCGTCTCTCCGATCCGGGAAGTGATCCAGGCCATGACCCTTGAAGAGAAAGTGGCGCTGGTGCTGGGGCAGGGCATGGCCGGCATGTCGGGCGGCATGCAGGGGCCGGGGGTCGGGGTCGATACGAACAGCCGGGTTCCCGGCGCGGCCGGCACGACCTTTCCCATTGCACGACTGGGCATTCCCTCGATCGTTATGGCTGATGGACCGGCCGGCCTGCGCATCGACCCGACGCGGGACGATGGGCCGAATCAGACCTTCCATGCCACGGCCTTTCCCATTGCCTCGCTGCTGGCCAGCTCATGGGACGATGCGCTGGTCGAACGGGTGGGGGAGGCCATGGGGGCGGAAGCAGCAGCCTATGGCGTCGATGTCTTCCTGACGCCGGCCCTGAACCTGCATCGCTATCCGCTGGGTGGCCGAAACTTCGAGTACTACTCGGAAGATCCGCTGGTTTCCGGCAAGATGGCCGCCGCCATGATCCGCGGAATCCAGTCACAGGATGTGGTCACGTCGGCCAAGCATTACGCGGCCAACAACCATGAATGGAACCGCAACACCATCAACGTGAAAGTCAGCGAGCGTGCGCTGCGCGAGCTTTACCTGAAGGGTTTCGAGATCGCCGTCAAGGAAAGCAGTCCGTGGACGATCATGACTTCCTACAACCGGATCAACGGAACCTACACCTCGGAAAGCCCCTGGCTGCTGCAGGACGTGCTGCGTGATCAATGGGGCTTCGAGGGCGTCGTGATGACGGACTGGTTCGCCGGTGCGGATGCCGTGAAGCAGATGCAGGCAGGCAACGACCTGCTGATGCCCGGAACCCAGTCGCAGCAGCAGGCACTGCTGAACGCAGCCAGAAAGGGCCAGCTTGATGTGCAGGTGCTGGATCGAAACATCGAACGCATCCTCGATCTGATCATGAGGACCCGAACCTTCCGTCATGAACCCGTCAGCAATAAACCCGATCTGGATGCCCATGCGCAGATCTCGCGCAAGGCTGCCACGGAAGGCATGGTGCTGCTGAAGAACGAGCGTGACGCCCTGCCGCTTGCAGCCGGGAAGAAGCTGGCGATCTTCGGCAACAGTGCCTATGACATCATCATCGGTGGTACCGGCAGTGGTGATGTCCATGAAGCCTATTCGGTGGCATTGCCCGAGGGGATGGAGAAAGACGGATACGCCACCGACAAGGCGCTTTCACAGGCCTATGCCGAACACATCAAGGCGGCAAAGGCACGTCGCCCGGAAACCAATCCCTTCCTGGCGCCGCCACCGCTGCCCGAGCTGGTGCCGACGGTCGAGCAGATTGACGCTGCCGTTGCTGCCAATGATGTCGGCGTCATTACGATCGGCCGGAATTCCGGTGAGTTCATCGATCGCAAGGCGAAGGATGACTTCTATCTGACGGAAGCCGAGCAGACGCTCGTCAGGAATGTCTCGACCGCCTTTCACAAGGCCGGCAAGCCGGTCGTGGTGGTGCTGAACATTGGCGGTGTCATTGAGCTTGCCAGCTGGCGCGATCAGGTCGATGCCATTCTGTTGGCGTGGCAGCCCGGGCAGGAAGCGGGTCATGCCATGGCGGATGTCCTGTCCGGCAAGGTGAACCCATCCGGCAAGCTGACCGATACCTTTGCACTCGATCTGAAGGACTATCCCGCCGCCGAGAACTTCCCCGGCGTGACGCTGCTGGGTCCTGATCCGGCTGCCCGTGGCGGTATCGTCATCAACGATCGTGCTGCAGAGGTGGATTACCGCGATGACATCCGGGTCGGCTATCGCCACTTCAACACCTGGGGTGTCGAGGTGGCCTATCCCTTCGGCTACGGCCTTTCCTACACCCAATTCGAGTACCGGGATCTGAAGCTGACACGTGAGGATGCGGGCTTCACGGCCTCGGTCATCGTCACCAACACCGGCCGTCGTGCGGGCAAGGAAGTGGTGCAGCTCTATGTTTCGGCGCCGAAGAATAATCTGGAAAAACCTGCCGCCGAGCTGCGTACCTATGCCAGGACACGACTGCTGCAGCCGGGTCAGTCGCAGAAGCTTGTCATGCGGGCGGAGCCTCGGGGGCTGACTTCCTTCGATCCTGAGGCTCACCGGTGGGTGGCCCATCCGGGGCGCTACACCGTCAGCGTCAGTGCGTCATCGCGTGATATCCGTCAGCAGGCCCACTTCGACATCAAGGATGAGCTGAGCTTCATGCCCTGA